The sequence below is a genomic window from Leucoraja erinacea ecotype New England chromosome 10, Leri_hhj_1, whole genome shotgun sequence.
tctcaccttctcttttatgaatggggatttagttcccctttcttcgaggaccgaccggaggttccgctgtcacctctgcgggccgccctcggtgaacgtcctgtctccctgtccctgggatagtagggggcgatcaaacagcacaatacccccctccccctccaactccagaggaatccgctccccgatgggccgctacggcgacaagtggcagttcgcccacagcccgagctgcgccaccccaagaacaagaagtaccttccacactatcagcttcggcccatacactgcgtgttcctctgatgttggaacggggctgggctggagttgttgatctgggatctccgtgcttgcagtgggcctgggggtcggtgtcccgatgagagggcgcagctcgggctgtgggcgaactcccacttgtcgctgtagcggcccatcggggagcggcttctggtggtcctgacgtctccggccagtttgcagttttcctctggagttggaacggggctgggctgctgctggctgtgggtctctgggttcgccgtgcttgcggtgggcctgggggtcggtgtcccgttggtcctgacgtttccggtgactggcactgtgctgctagaatcgccgacgtgaagacagtgcaaagcccccgccccggtgcaatgagcggggagctggagaggggagggaaggggtcacacacatggccgagaagcagaggggtgtaggtggggtgaaactgaagggagcgacaattttctgctgcctgcacgctgagtttaaaagttcccacgcaaggctcacgatacactgtgtatcgtgtctaccgtgggaactttttaacccagcgggcaggcagtggcatattgtcaattattaaccttcccgcgcaatataccctcacctcttttatgaatggggatttagttcccctttcttcgaggaccgaccggaggttccgctgtcacctctgcgggccgccctcggtgaacgttttcaaggacctttcttcaaggaccgaaaaaatggccgctattcggagcttttcgttatttggatcgtcggataaaaggttgtgcacctgtactactaaatataaaattatttttcaaagctTAATTACACTTGCTTTATTTTGAGTTTGTTGGTTTTTTTCCAATTCTCCATCAGTTTAGACCAAGAATATTTTGTATATAAATTTGCCACACTGCTGGTTACTGAGACTTCTAATTGACAATCTAGATGAAATGCATTTTCTTcctgcccgccccccccccccccccccccccccacctgatcATTGCAATATCTTATTTAATCGTGCATAGATTTAATTTCATTTATCTCTTTGTTTGCAGCCATTTCCCATCTTGTGGTAGCTTCATTTACAGAAGACCGATATGGTGTAGTGCAGACAACACTATCATCTATTCTGTGTGCCATGCTCTCTCTCCAGGAGGTGAGAATCCTTTTGGTTCTTTATGTGCCATGTGTTCTGCCAACCACGGTCCACACTTGAAATACTTGCTCCGTGCGGTTGAGTTTATCATGGTAAATTGTGAGTAATTCGAGATGTTTAGCATAACTCAAACTGTGCCACTATTTGCAGCTTCATATACTTCTCCCTCTCTGTTCTAGTGAAATCACACCTAGCAGGGATGATACAAGTCCTAAGATTAAATTACTAGACTATCCACATTAACAATGTATTTATGTCAATTGGGACCTCAGAGTTGAAATGCAGTTTCTGCTCCCAAGGGCCTGGCGAGGCAATCTGTTAAGTTTCCTATCATATTATATAGTCAACTAATTGCAACCATGAAATTCATTTTCCAGTTTGATCCTTTGATTGTCATCTGGGAGATGGGAGTATCTGTAGGCAATGAGAGATTTAAGCGAGTTATATTTTGTCTTTAGTGTCACATTGCAGTTTGTTTTTCAATCAATTACTTGCATTTGTGTACTTACCAATGCAAGATGTATAAATGACCAGAACTTACACACTTTGAACAAGTGTCCACTATCCAGGCATATGCACCAATTGCAAGACATTGTTCCCAAGAAGATGTATCTTTAGTCCCAGTTTGATAATCACAAAATATGTGGTTTATTTAGTATTTGGTGTGACTCCTCTTCACTGTACCATGCAACAAGCTGCTCTCTATGTATGTGCTTTTGCAATGCTGGTATGGAACCTGCTTGGCCCAATTGCATGTCTGATGGTCACAGAGTCTTCAGACCAATGCATCAATGCTGAATAAGATGTCCATCAGAGCGCGTCCCACAAGTCTGGGTTCATCCCGTATTCATCCAGACTTTTTCTCTCAATGTACcagttcaaatgtcttttgaatattgTAATAGTACCCGACTCTACAGcttcttctgacaccatgttcccTATACCGATCACCCTCTGTGTAGGTGAAAAAAACCTGCTGCCtcattttaaatgtttccccctctcaatttaaacccatgtcctctagtattAGATTTTTCTACCCTGGGAATAGATTGTGACCATCCATGTTATGATTTGATGTAGTTCTgtaagatcacttctcatcctcCAGCAAAGATACACGaaaattgggtttttttttgtttggattGTTATTATAAGAGGGATATATGTGTACATTTTAGAACATATGGGTATATATCTTTTGTGACAATTATATATAGTTACTTTGAGTGTGGACCAAGCCTGTCTAGCAATAGACAGACACACAGCAGAGAAAAAAATGAGTGCCTCCATTTTAATACTTCAACTTACCAGCTATCCTCCAGCATCTACGAAAGTGATACTAGTATAAGATGATCATATCCCTCTGTTATAATATTTGCATTTCTCACAGTACCTGGTTAGTTTCACCTGgaattatattaaaattgtcAGAATATTTAGTATGAAATATTGGAATATTATGAAAGAGCCACACATTAATGCAGTGCAGCTTTCAGTTTCTGAGTACATTGCAAACTGTAAAATGCAGCAATGGAAAGAAAAATCATTGTTTTAAATTAACATTACATCATATCTCAGACTCAGCAAATGTCCTTTGGTTGATTGGAATGTTTATGTTTTCTTGTAGATAACCCTGATTCATCAAGTTCCATTAAAACCATCTGCCTTATTATTTTGAACTgaacttattttatttttaaaaacaggCTGTGGACAAACATTTTAAACTACCTCATGCATCTAGCAAGCCAACAAGATCTCCTGGTACTCTCGTAGATTCTTCTTACAAGACTCTGAGATTTGCCCTTCGCGCCACCCTGAAAACTGCAATTTATAGAATAACTACCACCTTTGGAGACCATTTAAAGTAAGTCTATATTTCATATATGTCCATTTCTATAGGATACTTCAAGATGCAATTGTACAATTTCTCTCTGGTCTTGCTAGATacttttaaattaattatttatttttgattttaaatGAAAATCCTTTGATTCAATTTATGTCAATTTCCTTCTCAAACTATGTGTCGTGTTTAAATATATTCTTATTTTCAGGGCTGTACAACTTTCGTCAGAACACAGAAAAAGGCTGCAGCAATTTCTGGAATACAAAGAATGAAGTAATTGAAATCTTCCAGAGCCAATGCTCACAAGGTCAAGACTATAACACACTACCAGCATTCTGTCTTTGTTCCATAAGCTCCTTTTTATATTCTGGCAAgtgagggatttttttttttgattaaaaatatgATGAATAATCCTAAGATTTCCCTGTTCATGGGAAGAGACTTCTCGACATTTGGTAATTTTGTACATTTTTGCAGTAGAGAGTGTATGTTTGTAAAGGACAACTGTTTTGTATTTCTTTTGAAATGCTGTTTGGAATTTAGCAAGGTTATACTTGAGGTTCTAATAATTTGAGGCTGCTGTATCTATTCATATCTCAATAAATGTGGTGTTGACATTGAATTTCTGACTGTTTATGCGTTAAATTAGATTACCGCCACAAGCCACAAGAATATTGGAAATACCttgaaaggcaaaaaaaaaaaacccccagatAAACTGCTCTAAATCtggaaaaaaataaatgttcagtCTCTGTGGAGAGTGTTTTTTGttgcagagaaatatttggatggaGACCAAGTGAAGTGATTATGGCTGAGAAGGTTATGAAAGTTGACCAGTATTTCCTATTTGTATTGGAACCGGCAGTAATATTAACtccgtttttctctctctccatggatgctatctgacctgctgaatattttcagcattatcttttatttcagatttacataaATTCTGGTTTTCAACTTCTCATTCATTTTCCTCCGAGTTACATCTTTTGCAATCAGTTCACCTGTGATAGACTGGACCCAACTTCTTCTCTCAACTGATACCACCATCTGTGTCATTCAGTCTCTCCTGGTTATTTTCAAATCAGGCATTTTTCTCTAACCCtttcctttctctgcaacttaatatATATTTGATTTCTGACTTTATCTCGTACCTatgaaaggtctcaacctaaATAATTCTCTCTAAATAATCtgagtttccaacattttctgttttaatttcagaataTTTTATTGTATATGAATCTGTTCTCTAAATACTCAGATCAATACTTGCTCTATGTAAACAATGGCTGTTATCCACTTTTAAATGCAGTATCTAGCTGCAAATGTTCACACAGAAAATGGCCTGATTATTTTAACATATTTCTGCAGTgaaaagtaaaaaatatatatatattaaagcatgtttcagaaggaactgcagatgctggaaaatcgaaggtagacaaaaatgctggagaaactcagcgggtcagtctgaagaagggtttcgacccgaaacgcctattttcttcgctccatagacgctgcctcacccgctgagtttctccagcatttttgtctaccttatatattAAAGAAGTTAAGTTTATCAAGAATAAAGTGGTCTGAATGTTCCCCATTTTCTCTGACTCCTAAAGGACTTGCAGGACTACAGTTTTCTTCAGAAGATTTGTTTTATATATGCCAATATCTGTAACCTTTAATTCCTGAGCAAAATTTGGCTTGCGTTTTGTTGAAGTGACTTTAACATTAAGGCCCAAAAGGAACAGGGCATTAGCCATTTTCTGATTATTAATATCTGCAATCTATACCTAATTTGTTTTCAGTTACACCAATGGCTAGATTCCAAATAAAGTACCCTTTGCAATGAAGCACAGCATCTTGACCTCACTGTGaagctttttttaaatctttcttggCACGGTTAGCATTTCCTATTTTCATTCTAGTCTTCCCATTGCTTCAATGGGGCTGGTCcagaacaaattgctggtgatattgatTTCTAAGACATTGAAGCTATCAACCATTTCTACCTCAGCACCATCAATGTATCCAAGGTATGTGTGCCGCTTGGTTTCATGAaggcaatcacaatctcctttgccttgctgacattaATGAAGAGGTTGGCACCAGGGCATCAGGTACTCAATCTCCTCTCTGTCCTcagtctcgtcattatttgatatctggcccactaaCGGGGTGACTACGAATTGGGAAATTGTATTGGATTGGTATTTGGATGCAGTGTCATGAGTGTATGAGGTGTATAGAAAGATGCTGAGAACACATCCATGTGGGGAACCTGTGTGGAGGGTGATTTATCACCTATCGTCACTGATCTATTGGTCAGGAAGTCTAGGATCCATTTGCAAAGGGGAGTGCTCACTCTAAGTTCTCATCATTTAGCAATTATGCCTGTGATGATATTTGAATTTTAGACTCGCTGTTTCTGTTCATACTGTCCAAGTCACCGACTGCTATGTTAATAATAGTGAAAGACAGAATCTTAATTTGTGCCGTTGCAGGCATTGGTCATTCTgctcaatttaaaataaaacaaaagaaactgaaaatgctggaaaactgaaattaaaacaaaatagcaGGTCAGGAAGGATAAATATTTAATGCTTTGTCAAAATGGAAAAGAGAAATATTATTGTCGAATGTGGAATTGTTTCAAtcattattgtcaaatgtacagtggaaagcttacttgttgtgtgctatccagtgagTTAAAATACTATACATATTTATAATGGAGCTGTCCACAATGtctagatacaggataaggggaataaataaagatttaaaagagtagaGTGATTGTAATGAATTATTGTAGATCCGACGCTGGAACCAACATGTAAAGAGTCACCTGGCTTCAGTACCATCTTGGATCATCTGTCACATCTCAAGTATGCTCTTGAGATCtctatcatcatcgttgaaaccatcaacgggcacggtgccttacaatgctatgtacgacagtgatcgcaacttctactgaagtgtggatggccgttggctcgctaggagctcatcaggtcttgtttttttgtcctgctgggggtcccccagctcatccgccctttgacaggtcttgtttttttgtcctgctgggggtccacagccccctcctcacctggcaaaccaggtgggggggtttggtttagtcgccgactatccgaccatggagcaggtagcacgagattacatggtacccgtggcggtggGAACTCCCCCTGACCTTCTCTAGGAGAAATTGCAGTGAACCATAAGAAACTAGACCCAGGACACTTGTGAAAGAGTGGAGGGATGCACTCATATAATATAGTGTATATTATATCCCTATATAAGGAAGGACATGCAATGAAGTGGGAAGGACTGCAGTGAAGGTTTGGCATATTGGTTTGTTTGTGCTATGGGGGGAGATTAAGCAGATTGGCCTGTGCTCTCTTGATTTCAGAACCTCTAGTTCTTGAAAATTCTTGAGGCGTTTGGTAAGGTAGGTTTTCTAGAGCCAGGGGACATATTCTCCAAAGAAGGAAATGGCCATTGAGaacagatgagaaggaatttcctcATCTGGAGGAGAGTTAATCTTTGGAACGTTGTACCAAGTGAGCTCAGTTGCCAAATGCATTCAAGGCCGacatggatttttgtatgtaGAGGGAGTTGATGGCTAAAGGGGTGGAACAGTGTAAGCGACGCTGACGTAAAAGATCACccacgataggagcagaattagaccattcggcccatcacgttcacattgccattcaatcatgctgatctatctctccctcctaaccccattctcctaccttctccccataacccctgcgtTCACAGGTCGACTGAGTTTTTTTTtagcatttcctgttttattgACAGTGAAGGAGGTTGAGCAGATTTCAACCCTGATGTTTCCATCTTCTAATAAATTACTATCCCTGGAAAAGACACTGGACCGAAGTGCTGCACTTCAACGTGAGTTGTTGCATCGGCATGCGACCCAGAGGCAGAGAAGTAACAGCCCTGCCCTGGACAGTAGTCGCCTCCAGCATCTTGAGGACTATCAACAGACTTCCACCGTCACTTCTGGAGGTAAGTTGACGAATACCTTAGCCTgcttaataaaaaaaacattttaattggtCTTGATTTAAAGcatatttattttgcaattaAGGAACAAAATATAGACAAGAGGCATTTAAACGATTCCCCGTAGCCTTGCTGTAAACTACTGAAAGAAGAAGCCACGTTGATTCTTAGATGTGTCGATTTTGTAAATGTTTTGCACAGCATACATGCGGTCGTACACACGCAACAAATGTAAGCACGCATTTCTTAATGTCCGCGTAGAGCAAGATCTGACTATTTCGGCAATTGTCCTGCCATTATTGGTAGTGATTTTCTCTTTAAATTGCTTGGAATGAGTCTCAGTTTGGGGAAATTCTATAAATTGTAGTCGATGTTTTAACTGAAACGTCTCGTCTTTCTTTGCGAGTTAGCGCCGCCTGATTTGCCAACTTTAGCTTTATTTTCTCCGTTTCGCGGTGAATATCATGCAGGTTGGCCGCGGCGTCGGGTTTTCTCGTCTGAAAGCGCCTGTAGATGGGGATGGACGCGATAGTCTGGATGCATTTATCCAAAGTCAGGGGGCAACACTCTTTGCTGAACAGGGACTCTCTGAAGAGGCGATTAACTCGCAGGGTCTGATCTCTCTGAATCTTGGTCTCTTCCCACAGTTTCAACACCCGTTCATGTTCGTTGATCAGATTTCTCACCTGACTCTGTGCTGCCAAGAGGCGATCTTCCAAAAGCTTCCTGACATTCTCCGCCTGAACCAGCTCCGAAGCCAATTTATCTATTTCCTGGTTTAATCTGGAGTTTTCTTGCTGCAGGCTCTTACATCGTTCCGCCCTCTCCTTCAGTTCCTTCACCACCTCCTTGGTCAATTTGCTCGTCAGTCTGGAATCGGTGTCCAGTTGCAGCTCTGGTTGAAGCTTTTTGATGGTTTTATGCAAGTCCTTGTTTTCCGAGTTGAGCGCTTTGACCTTCTCTTTCAATTCGCGGATCTGCGACGCCATCGACGTCCGGATCACATTCAGTTTATCTCGGTTGAATTCCCCTCTCTTCGATGCTTCGTCTCGCTCTTTCCTGTATTTTAGTAAGAGTTTCTTGGTCTCAGACTTGGTCAGTGCGTTTCTCGAGCCCCGGATCTCCTCCTTTGGACTGGACATGTCTAATCTGACTGAGCCTGGAACAAACGCACACAAAATGATTCAACAACTATTGCACACCAAACCCTCCTAACTTTTGCACTAGTTTAAATCTGTCTTTATCCTGGTGATGTTTGCAATGAAACGCGCAATAGGTGTTATACAATCCCGCAATTCTTCAATCTGTTCAACGGTACAATGGACTAATCCTATTCCAATGTCAGGTGGGGCGAGAACTGGAAGGTGAAGTTTGTTTATGGCCGTCAATATTCCGACTAAAGCTATTGGTAAGGAATTGATAAGTACTTGAAAGGGTGTCTTTCCAGGGAATTGGGGAAACGCAGGAAAGGTTGATCAAACATAATTATTTCGAAGTCCGAATACACTAACTCTAGGGTAAAAGGCTCTGCTTCCCACTTTATGTAGATGAAgtgtttgcagatgctggaaaaatcgaaggtagatcttggagaaactcagcgggtgaggtagcatctatggaggaaagaaTAGGtgagtttcgtgtcgagacccttcttcagactgatgtgtgggggtggggtgggaagaagaaaggaagaggcagacacagtgggttgagggagagctgggaatagaaggaagggggaaagcaaggactacttgaaattggaaaagtcaatgttcataccgctggggtgtaaactacccaagcataatatgaggtgctgctcctccaatttacggtgagattcactctggccatggaggaggcccaggccagaaaggtcggatttgtaaatggtagggggagttgaagtgctgagccaccgggagatcaggttggttactgcgaactcagtggaggtgttgggcaaagcgatcgccaagcctacgcttggtttcaccggTGTAGAgctgctgacacctagagcagcggatgcaatagatgaggttggaggaggtgcaggtgaacctctgccgcaccggGAAAGATTgctttggtccttggatggaatcaaggggggaggtaaagtgacaaatgtagcatttcctgcggttgcaagggaaagtaccaggggagggggtggtttgggtgcgaagggatgaattgactagGGAGTTATGGAGTGGCGGTCTCTGTGGAAacccgaaaggggaggagatgggaagatgtggccagcggtgggatcccgttggtggtggcgaaaatgtcagaggattacctattgtatgtgacggctgatagggtggatggtgaggacaagggggactctgcccttggtacgagtgggggggggggggggggggggggggagaggatgaaaGCAGAGCTAAGGGGTATAGAAgaggccctggtgagagcctcatctatagttgaggaggggaacccctgttccctaacaaattaggacatctccgatgaagAATCAGTTTGTTCTCGACTAGTTACTACAGCGGTTTCTGCGTTGAGTTTCCGATGGCAATTTAGCACGTACGGGGCCCAGTCTATGTTTCTGTGCCCAATGATTTGCGATGACTTTATTTAACGTATAACTGGCTGAAAACAAATCGAATCTCAGTCAGCATAAGATAAGAAATTAGTTTGCATAAACTGAGGAAGATTAAACAATACAAATCATACTCATTTATTATGAAGGCTCTGGCTCTTAATCTCATTCCGTattatccctccctccctccacccacccaccctttgCTTCTCACACACAAAGGAATTTCTGATACTGATACAGAATTCAAAGTCCCAAAAACCCTCATATCAGTAAAATCAAAATCTTCAATCCCCGCTCGTGGACTGAAATAAAATTTACACCATTAAGTTACTAATCGAACAACTGATAGAACCATTTTAATTTTGCAAAGCTTTCCCAATTTTCATTCTCAGATATCTgaacctttaaaaaaaacaaatggatgGAAAATGTCTCTTTTTTTCCTTGCAACCAAATTCTTTATCATGGATAACTTAGCGTTTTTTTTCTTTGATATCTTTCGTTAAGCGACCGTTCCAACTATTATGTGTTCATGTCGACACTACACAGTCTCCTAGGGATTATTATTTAATTCTAACCCGTTTCCGATCCATGGGATTCCTTGCCTATCCTTCGGCTTCGCTTTTATGAAGTTTTACAAACAAACGTGCTAACTCTTTCTGTAGATTCCCAACGCCAAGCGCCGAGCATTACACTTGTATATTAA
It includes:
- the LOC129700677 gene encoding uncharacterized protein LOC129700677 isoform X1; translated protein: MSSPKEEIRGSRNALTKSETKKLLLKYRKERDEASKRGEFNRDKLNVIRTSMASQIRELKEKVKALNSENKDLHKTIKKLQPELQLDTDSRLTSKLTKEVVKELKERAERCKSLQQENSRLNQEIDKLASELVQAENVRKLLEDRLLAAQSQQAKVFVNLPPEVTVEVC
- the LOC129700677 gene encoding uncharacterized protein LOC129700677 isoform X2 → MSSPKEEIRGSRNALTKSETKKLLLKYRKERDEASKRGEFNRDKLNVIRTSMASQIRELKEKVKALNSENKDLHKTIKKLQPELQLDTDSRLTSKLTKEVVKELKERAERCKSLQQENSRLNQEIDKLASELVQAENVRKLLEDRLLAAQSQAKVFVNLPPEVTVEVC